The following nucleotide sequence is from Bacteroidota bacterium.
ACTCTTAAGGCAGTGTACAAAGAGTTTTACCCTAAAGTTGCCGGTTTTATTGCCGGTAAAGGTGGGAGTGCAGACGATGCTAAAGATATCTTTCAGGAATCGCTCATGGTAATTTACAAACTTAGCTTAACAGATCAATTTACCATTGAAACCGATTTTGGAAGTTACCTGATAGGCATAGCCAAACGAATATATTTCAAACAATTACGACAAAAAGAAATTCATCATCGCTTTGTGGATGGATCGGAGAAAACTTTTTCTGAGGATCATCCGTCTGATGTGGAAATTGAGAATGAGATTGAGCAGCATTTAATGCGTAAGTACCTTTTAGAGTTGGGCGAAATTTGTC
It contains:
- a CDS encoding sigma-70 family RNA polymerase sigma factor; the encoded protein is MESKKHELLLRGIKNRDTQTLKAVYKEFYPKVAGFIAGKGGSADDAKDIFQESLMVIYKLSLTDQFTIETDFGSYLIGIAKRIYFKQLRQKEIHHRFVDGSEKTFSEDHPSDVEIENEIEQHLMRKYLLELGEICRKILLWSASGVNNDEIAEKLGYKSEKIVRTKKHKCKSSLISLIKADPYFKGKKS